One Keratinibaculum paraultunense genomic window carries:
- a CDS encoding flagellar hook protein FlgE: MMRSMYSGISGLRVHQNKMDVIGNNIANVNTVGYKRGAMTFQEVFSQVIRGASAPQEGRGGTNPQQIGLGVSIGSINTIHSKGPAQRTDNPEDLMIDGEGFFVVSDDTNFENRYYTRAGNFTLDRDGNLVTADGYKVLGYLADEDGNITSEIGGIRINRSETKAPTATTKIIFEGNLDSRIEAGDQNAHKADTVIKDSLGNSYIITFKFVKNEIKTGDDDKAFSWTMSVDRITDQATGNYVEATDLKDVLENNNELKLIFNAEGKLVSIGGSPVEGEDAETFRFELTNLNAIKFNRNRDEKEIDKVAPSGNFSDIILFSSDDKDSYRLLTQYANDMDAKPYAKDGNSSGKLEGYSIDDTGTVVGIFTNGERKALGQIMLAKFDNPMGLQKMGNNFFVDTRNSGEPQFGRAASSGYGPIAAGTLEMSNVDLSMEFTEMITTQRGFQANSRIITTSDEMLQELVNMKR, translated from the coding sequence ATGATGAGATCAATGTATTCTGGTATATCAGGGTTGAGAGTCCATCAAAACAAGATGGATGTTATAGGAAATAATATAGCTAATGTCAATACTGTAGGCTACAAAAGGGGTGCTATGACGTTTCAAGAGGTATTTAGTCAAGTAATTAGAGGAGCTAGTGCACCTCAAGAAGGCAGAGGAGGTACCAATCCACAACAAATAGGGTTAGGTGTATCTATTGGATCTATTAATACAATCCATAGCAAAGGACCTGCACAAAGAACGGATAATCCTGAAGACTTAATGATAGATGGAGAAGGCTTTTTTGTAGTATCTGATGATACTAATTTTGAGAATAGATACTATACCAGGGCAGGAAATTTTACCTTGGACAGAGATGGGAACCTAGTTACAGCTGATGGATATAAAGTGCTGGGATATTTAGCTGACGAAGATGGAAATATTACTTCAGAAATAGGGGGCATTAGAATAAACAGATCAGAGACAAAGGCTCCCACTGCAACAACTAAGATTATATTTGAAGGTAACCTTGACTCTAGGATTGAAGCAGGGGATCAAAATGCTCATAAGGCAGATACCGTTATAAAAGATAGCCTCGGTAATTCGTACATTATAACCTTTAAATTTGTTAAAAATGAAATTAAAACAGGCGATGATGACAAAGCCTTTAGTTGGACTATGAGTGTAGATAGGATAACAGATCAAGCAACAGGAAATTATGTAGAGGCTACTGACTTAAAAGATGTATTAGAAAATAATAATGAGCTAAAACTGATATTTAACGCCGAGGGAAAACTAGTTAGTATTGGAGGCTCCCCTGTGGAAGGTGAGGATGCTGAAACCTTCAGATTTGAGCTAACAAATTTAAATGCTATTAAGTTTAATAGAAATAGAGATGAAAAGGAAATAGATAAGGTAGCTCCATCGGGAAACTTTAGTGATATAATCTTATTTAGTTCAGACGATAAAGATAGTTACAGGCTACTTACCCAATATGCCAACGATATGGATGCAAAACCTTATGCAAAGGATGGAAATTCTTCAGGAAAATTAGAAGGATATTCTATTGATGATACAGGAACTGTAGTAGGTATTTTTACCAATGGTGAGAGAAAAGCTTTAGGACAAATTATGTTGGCTAAATTTGATAATCCAATGGGACTTCAAAAAATGGGTAACAATTTCTTTGTTGATACTAGAAACTCTGGAGAACCTCAATTTGGAAGAGCTGCTAGTAGTGGGTATGGACCTATTGCAGCA
- a CDS encoding TIGR02530 family flagellar biosynthesis protein — protein sequence MITVNNIKIKQLENQIINSSQNNRKMNNISNKNFKDILEKTQNKNNEIKFSKHAISRIDTRNIKLSEDELEQLKIGFNKAEEKGIKDALIFVGDKAFIASIKNKTIITTFNKAQLKNNVFTNIDGAVIV from the coding sequence ATGATAACTGTGAATAATATAAAAATAAAACAATTAGAAAATCAAATCATTAACTCATCGCAAAACAATAGGAAAATGAATAATATATCTAATAAAAATTTTAAAGATATACTTGAAAAAACACAAAATAAAAATAATGAAATTAAATTTTCTAAACATGCTATTTCAAGGATAGATACAAGAAATATCAAATTAAGTGAAGATGAATTGGAACAATTAAAAATTGGATTTAATAAAGCAGAAGAAAAAGGAATAAAGGATGCTTTAATATTTGTAGGAGATAAGGCTTTTATTGCTAGTATAAAAAACAAAACTATAATAACTACATTTAATAAAGCACAATTAAAAAACAATGTATTTACAAATATAGATGGGGCAGTTATTGTATAA